Proteins found in one Leguminivora glycinivorella isolate SPB_JAAS2020 chromosome 4, LegGlyc_1.1, whole genome shotgun sequence genomic segment:
- the LOC125225852 gene encoding uncharacterized protein LOC125225852 — MSLGYKLVEADFDAMHPHCELNLFKKWPLFMAKARPILKNLKSPDVNLLDEELEEDARDYIFFKLMSYKMPPTVKVPIKENGKKRFYKPSIVESQNSFILHVTNQSEIKTKLEQYQKMHLARGTTFQPLVIVVGPTSRDLQHFYVAVESVLYKVDQLLKAVDVCFKLFNTVNLQYPLECLSVWQFIQRFFYDFQNKNDKKISCVYCFISDLM, encoded by the exons ATGAGCCTAGGATATAAAttg GTTGAAGCAGATTTTGACGCTATGCATCCACATTGCGAacttaatttgtttaaaaaatggcCATTATTTATGGCAAAAGCAAGACCCATATTGAAAAATCTTAAATCACCTGATGTCAATTTACTGGATGAAGAACTTGAAGAAG ATGCCAGAGACTACATTTTCTTCAAATTAATGTCGTACAAGATGCCGCCTACGGTTAAAGTGCCAATAAAagaaaatggaaaaaaacgattttacaAACCCAGCATTGTGGAGTCGcagaattcatttattttacacgTTACG AACCAGAGTGAAATTAAAACCAAACTGGAGCAATACCAGAAAATGCATCTAGCCAGAGGAACCACTTTCCAACCGCTGGTGATTGTTGTCGGACCAACGAGCAGGGACTTGCAACATTTCTACGTAGCAGTTGAATCAGTTCTCTACAAGGTAGACCAACTGCTAAAAGCTGTCGATGTGtgctttaaattatttaatactgtAAATTTGCAGTACCCACTAGAATGTTTAAGTGTATGGCAATTCATACAACGTTTTTTCTATGACTTTCAAAACAAAAATGACAAGAAGATCTCCTGTGTCTATTGTTTCATATCGGATCTGATGTAA